One segment of Rubripirellula amarantea DNA contains the following:
- a CDS encoding dockerin type I domain-containing protein, with amino-acid sequence MPSHFRGKKLVPKRIKPKQSPLRLAGFENLEKRCLLAASPFGTNVLQPLDVSRDGSVSALDALRIINALAR; translated from the coding sequence ATGCCTTCTCATTTCCGCGGCAAGAAACTCGTCCCGAAACGCATTAAACCAAAACAGTCGCCCCTGCGTTTGGCCGGTTTCGAGAACCTTGAAAAGCGATGTTTATTAGCCGCTTCGCCATTTGGAACGAATGTTCTGCAGCCGTTGGACGTGTCGCGAGATGGCTCGGTTTCGGCCCTGGATGCCCTGCGAATCATTAACGCGTTGGCTCGATGA